In a genomic window of Magnolia sinica isolate HGM2019 chromosome 14, MsV1, whole genome shotgun sequence:
- the LOC131225306 gene encoding probable galacturonosyltransferase-like 7, giving the protein MLWIVRFSGFFSAAMLMVVLSPSLQSFPPAEAIRSSHLDGYLRFPDHIATVDSPNRFSFRESPPLRNADECSRSLEGEMTICDPSLVHIAITLDVEYLRGSIAAVHSILQHALCPENIFFHFLVSETDLETLVRSTFPQLKFKVYFFDPEIVRPLISTSVRQALEQPLNYARNYLADLLEPCVRRVIYLDSDLVVVDDVAKLWNYSLGSRTVGAPEYCHANFTKYFTERFWSDERFSGTFNGRKPCYFNTGVMVMDLVKWRRFGFSRRIERWMEIQKNGRIYELGSLPPFLLVFAGHVAPIEHRWNQHGLGGDNVKGSCRDLHPGPVSLLHWSGSGKPWLRLDSRRACPLDALWAPYDLYGPSP; this is encoded by the coding sequence atgctttGGATCGTTAGATTTTCCGGATTTTTCTCCGCGGCAATGCTCATGGTCGTCTTATCACCGTCGCTGCAGTCGTTTCCCCCCGCAGAAGCGATCAGATCCTCTCATCTCGACGGCTATCTCCGATTCCCTGACCATATTGCGACCGTTGATTCCCCAAACCGATTCTCCTTCCGAGAGTCCCCTCCGCTCCGCAATGCCGACGAATGCAGCCGGTCTTTGGAGGGGGAAATGACGATCTGCGATCCTTCGCTCGTCCACATCGCGATCACCCTCGATGTTGAGTACCTACGCGGCTCGATCGCGGCCGTCCATTCTATACTGCAGCACGCACTCTGCCCCGAGAACATCTTCTTCCATTTCCTCGTCTCGGAGACAGATCTCGAAACCCTAGTTCGCTCCACGTTCCCGCAGCTGAAATTCAAGGTTTATTTCTTCGATCCGGAGATCGTACGGCCGCTGATCTCCACGTCCGTGCGGCAGGCACTCGAGCAGCCGCTGAATTACGCGAGGAATTACCTGGCCGATTTACTGGAGCCCTGCGTCCGACGCGTCATATACCTCGACTCCGACCTCGTCGTCGTCGACGACGTGGCGAAGCTCTGGAACTACAGCCTGGGTTCCAGAACCGTCGGCGCGCCGGAATATTGCCACGCGAACTTCACCAAGTATTTCACAGAGCGGTTTTGGTCGGACGAACGGTTTTCCGGTACGTTCAACGGCCGGAAGCCGTGCTATTTCAACACGGGGGTGATGGTGATGGATCTGGTGAAGTGGAGGAGGTTCGGGTTCTCGAGGAGGATCGAACGGTGGATGGAGATCCAGAAGAACGGCCGGATTTACGAGCTGGGATCGCTGCCGCCATTCCTTCTGGTATTTGCGGGACACGTGGCGCCCATCGAGCATAGGTGGAACCAACACGGGCTGGGAGGGGATAACGTCAAGGGCAGCTGTAGAGATCTCCATCCGGGGCCGGTGAGCCTCCTGCACTGGAGCGGGAGCGGCAAGCCGTGGCTCAGGCTCGACTCGAGACGGGCGTGCCCGCTCGACGCGCTCTGGGCGCCGTACGACCTGTACGGTCCATCGCCGTGA